A DNA window from Bacillota bacterium contains the following coding sequences:
- a CDS encoding glycosyltransferase family 2 protein, translated as MKILVIIPAYNEEKSITGVVGQIKLNIPEADILVVNDGSNDATPQKASEAGARVINLPFNLGIGGAMQTGYLYAKYNNYDIAVQVDGDGQHNPIYIHNLMELIIQGSADMVIGSRFIKKTSYTPSSARKAGMLFFSALIKLLTNQRVKDTTSGFRVVNKKIIEYFSLHYPVDYPEVDVLVKLYKKGFRVMEMPVEMQERKTGKSSITPLRSIYYMIKVTISLLIESLKTIEQ; from the coding sequence TTGAAAATATTAGTGATAATTCCTGCGTATAATGAAGAAAAATCAATAACAGGGGTAGTAGGCCAAATTAAGCTTAATATACCTGAAGCGGATATTCTTGTAGTAAATGACGGTTCTAATGATGCTACACCTCAAAAGGCTTCTGAGGCGGGTGCCAGAGTAATAAACCTTCCTTTTAACCTTGGTATAGGTGGAGCTATGCAAACAGGTTATCTTTATGCAAAGTATAACAATTATGATATAGCCGTGCAAGTGGACGGGGATGGCCAACATAACCCTATTTATATACATAATCTTATGGAGCTTATAATACAAGGCTCGGCTGATATGGTTATAGGTTCCAGGTTTATAAAGAAAACATCTTACACACCTTCCTCTGCAAGAAAAGCCGGGATGCTGTTTTTTTCAGCTCTTATCAAGCTTCTTACAAATCAGAGGGTTAAAGACACAACCTCGGGGTTTAGAGTAGTGAATAAAAAAATAATTGAGTATTTTTCACTTCACTACCCTGTTGATTATCCTGAAGTTGATGTACTGGTGAAACTTTACAAAAAGGGGTTTCGAGTTATGGAGATGCCTGTGGAAATGCAGGAGCGAAAAACCGGGAAATCCTCTATTACACCTTTGCGTTCTATTTATTATATGATTAAGGTAACAATATCCTTATTAATAGAATCTTTAAAAACTATTGAACAGTGA
- a CDS encoding DUF2304 domain-containing protein encodes MFINVYTISIIFSIVFLVVVVELVRKNKLQERYSLLWIFMSIILLVLSSTPVIINKLAEWLDIKNPPSFLFLFGLVYLLIYNLHLTVVVSKQSEKITRLVQEIALLKESLSKRGKQCI; translated from the coding sequence ATGTTTATTAATGTTTATACCATTTCAATAATATTCAGTATAGTATTTCTTGTTGTAGTAGTAGAACTGGTAAGAAAAAACAAGCTTCAAGAAAGATATTCTCTTTTATGGATTTTTATGAGCATTATATTGCTAGTGCTTTCATCTACTCCAGTAATAATAAACAAACTGGCAGAATGGCTCGATATAAAAAATCCGCCATCTTTTTTATTTCTTTTTGGACTTGTATACCTTCTTATTTATAACCTGCACCTTACTGTTGTTGTATCAAAACAGTCTGAAAAAATTACCAGGCTGGTACAGGAAATAGCCCTTCTTAAGGAATCCTTAAGCAAAAGGGGGAAGCAATGTATTTAA